In one Agathobacter rectalis ATCC 33656 genomic region, the following are encoded:
- a CDS encoding alpha-amylase family glycosyl hydrolase, whose translation MKFRLTKGNFLKTGAYIDGDSAIFTFAAEKEDACSIVLLDKSGNTACELDIPGEYSTGSLYSVRVHGFCGNEYAYYFRINGKRCIDPYATRIFGREKWNDKTRSDNDYEIACGIDSSDFDWKYDSFPEITRDRMKLYKLHVRGFSMDVSGNKKHKGTFEAVSDRINYIKKLGFTSILLMPVYEFEEMTIPVKHDIPEYAKPKYSLKDEQSVHTENDKVNFWGYTSGNYFAVKASYASDASDASNELRRLVERLHKNGMECIVEMYFPDRTDHNLILDALRYWVMSFHVDGFKLLGDRLPVTAIVQDALLSRTKILYDGFDMSVVPQNRTYENLYIDKEEYQFAARMMLNHINCNMYELLNQQKKQGENVGFINYISSNNGFTLSDLFMYNDRHNEANGEKNADGPSWNFSNNYGCEGPSRKRFIREIRKLKWKDAMLLLFLAQGVPMIMAGDEICNSQDGNNNAYCQDNPTGWVNWSNEHSRRENIRFLTRLIKFRDEHPVISCPKPFKFSDYKAVGYPDLSYHCKNAWIGECDATKLCVGVMYCGDYNEVNKDYVYVAYNFYSSREKLALPKLKKGMKWYAVCDSTLKEPFYDTPVLCENQQYADVSPQSVYILIGR comes from the coding sequence ATGAAATTTCGATTAACAAAGGGAAACTTTTTAAAAACAGGTGCTTATATTGACGGGGATAGTGCGATATTCACTTTCGCGGCAGAAAAAGAGGATGCATGCAGCATTGTTTTACTTGATAAATCAGGAAATACAGCCTGTGAGCTTGATATACCCGGTGAGTATTCGACAGGCTCTCTTTACTCTGTGAGAGTTCATGGCTTTTGCGGTAATGAGTATGCATATTATTTTAGAATTAATGGAAAAAGGTGCATAGATCCCTATGCCACAAGAATTTTCGGCAGAGAAAAATGGAATGATAAAACAAGAAGTGATAATGACTACGAAATAGCATGCGGGATAGACAGTAGTGATTTTGACTGGAAATATGACAGCTTTCCTGAGATAACCAGGGACCGGATGAAGCTGTATAAGCTTCATGTGAGAGGTTTTTCCATGGATGTTTCAGGGAACAAAAAGCATAAGGGCACCTTTGAGGCTGTATCGGACAGAATAAATTACATCAAGAAATTAGGCTTTACTTCAATTCTTCTCATGCCTGTATACGAGTTTGAAGAAATGACAATCCCTGTAAAGCACGATATTCCGGAATATGCAAAGCCGAAGTATTCCTTAAAAGATGAGCAAAGTGTGCATACAGAAAATGACAAGGTCAATTTTTGGGGCTATACCTCCGGCAATTATTTTGCCGTAAAAGCATCATATGCCAGTGACGCTTCAGATGCCTCCAATGAGCTTAGGCGTCTCGTTGAAAGGCTGCACAAAAATGGCATGGAATGTATCGTAGAGATGTATTTTCCGGACAGAACTGACCACAATCTGATACTCGATGCGCTCAGATACTGGGTCATGAGCTTTCATGTAGATGGTTTTAAGCTGCTTGGGGACAGGCTGCCTGTTACTGCGATTGTGCAGGATGCTCTCCTTAGCCGGACAAAGATACTCTATGATGGCTTTGATATGTCGGTTGTACCGCAAAACAGGACATATGAAAATCTCTATATTGACAAGGAGGAGTACCAGTTTGCGGCGCGTATGATGTTAAACCATATAAACTGCAATATGTATGAGCTTTTAAACCAGCAGAAAAAGCAGGGGGAGAATGTCGGATTTATAAACTATATATCAAGCAATAACGGTTTTACCCTGAGCGATTTATTCATGTACAATGACCGCCACAATGAGGCCAATGGTGAGAAAAATGCTGATGGTCCTTCATGGAATTTCAGCAATAATTACGGTTGTGAGGGTCCTTCGCGAAAGAGGTTTATCCGTGAGATAAGAAAACTTAAGTGGAAGGATGCCATGCTTCTTTTGTTTTTGGCACAGGGAGTGCCTATGATTATGGCAGGTGATGAGATCTGTAATTCACAGGATGGCAACAACAATGCTTACTGTCAGGACAACCCTACAGGCTGGGTGAACTGGTCAAATGAGCATAGCAGAAGGGAAAACATCAGGTTCTTAACCAGACTTATCAAATTCAGGGATGAGCATCCTGTTATTTCCTGTCCAAAGCCGTTTAAATTCAGCGATTACAAGGCTGTTGGGTATCCTGATTTGTCCTACCACTGCAAGAATGCCTGGATAGGCGAGTGTGATGCCACAAAGCTATGTGTAGGTGTGATGTACTGTGGGGATTACAATGAAGTGAATAAAGACTATGTATACGTAGCTTACAATTTTTATTCATCCAGGGAGAAGTT
- a CDS encoding DUF1292 domain-containing protein, with protein sequence MAEKATPVTPEEADDIRVTLDLDNGSVECKIITIFDADHKDYIALLPLDKNGNENESGEVYLYRYFEDEEGLPRIENIESDDEYEAAADRFDELLDDEMFDDI encoded by the coding sequence ATGGCAGAAAAAGCAACACCTGTTACACCTGAAGAGGCAGACGACATCCGCGTGACACTTGATCTGGACAACGGAAGTGTCGAATGCAAGATTATCACTATTTTTGATGCAGATCACAAGGATTACATAGCTCTTCTACCGTTAGACAAAAATGGCAACGAGAATGAGAGTGGCGAAGTGTATCTGTATCGCTATTTCGAGGACGAGGAAGGTCTTCCGAGAATAGAAAACATCGAATCCGACGACGAGTACGAGGCTGCTGCCGACAGATTCGATGAGCTTTTGGATGACGAAATGTTTGATGATATTTAA
- a CDS encoding ATP-dependent helicase — protein MNFNKAQLGAIEHKDGAMLVLAGPGSGKTAVITHRTKKLITKHHVKPSEILVITFTKAAANEMKERFNSLMKDERVNVSFGTFHAVFFTILKYAYRFTSANIADESVRYGFIREILSYYRLEYKDENEFIGNLLAEISLIKNSRIDIENFYSGVCGEEIFRDIYKKYETRLKENRLIDFDDMLSYTYELFKERPDILALWQNKYKYILIDEFQDINRLQYEIIKMLAAPQNNLFIVGDDDQSIYRFRGSKPEIMLGFEKDYPDAKRILLDTNYRCGRYIVEASLNLISHNRERFDKKIIAASKSKAPVTFADFENRRDENIFLIRDIDKKIKAGAVFSDFAVLFRTNTQPRQLIEQLMSYNIPFKTKDNIPNIYEHWIARDLFTYQRIAGGSRDRADFLQIMNRPKRYLSRDSLCDATVAFDEWIKLFDEKPWIAERIEKLEYDMKLISRMNPYASINYIRRGIGYDDFLAEYAEYRNINKEDLFDILDEIQSGAKGFATYEEWYEHIREYTKQMKLMALSKESDPNAVTLATLHSSKGLEFENVYIIDANEGIMPYKKAVLEKDIEEERRLFYVGMTRAKTSLSVYSVKSVNDKSAQASRFVRESKEPRQNNSRDD, from the coding sequence ATGAATTTTAACAAAGCCCAGCTTGGCGCCATCGAACACAAGGATGGCGCTATGCTTGTTTTAGCAGGACCGGGTTCCGGTAAGACCGCAGTTATCACACACAGGACTAAAAAATTAATAACAAAGCATCATGTGAAGCCTTCTGAGATTTTAGTTATCACCTTTACCAAGGCTGCTGCAAATGAGATGAAGGAGCGTTTTAATTCACTGATGAAAGACGAGAGGGTGAACGTATCTTTTGGTACTTTTCATGCTGTCTTTTTTACGATACTCAAATATGCATATCGCTTTACAAGTGCCAATATTGCTGATGAGTCTGTGAGATACGGCTTTATCAGGGAAATTTTATCCTACTACCGCCTTGAATACAAGGATGAGAATGAGTTTATAGGCAATTTACTTGCTGAAATCAGTCTGATTAAAAACAGCCGCATTGATATAGAAAATTTCTACTCGGGAGTGTGTGGTGAGGAAATATTCAGGGATATATATAAAAAATATGAGACAAGGCTTAAGGAAAACAGGCTTATTGATTTTGATGATATGCTCTCGTATACTTATGAGCTGTTTAAGGAAAGACCTGATATACTGGCATTGTGGCAGAACAAGTATAAATACATACTGATTGATGAGTTTCAGGATATTAACCGTCTGCAGTATGAGATTATAAAAATGCTTGCCGCTCCACAGAACAATCTGTTTATTGTAGGAGATGATGACCAGTCAATATACCGCTTCAGAGGGTCAAAGCCTGAGATAATGCTTGGGTTTGAGAAGGACTATCCGGATGCAAAAAGAATCCTTTTAGATACTAATTACAGATGTGGCAGATATATAGTGGAGGCCTCGCTGAATCTCATCTCGCACAACAGGGAGAGATTTGATAAGAAAATCATTGCGGCAAGCAAGTCAAAGGCACCTGTTACGTTTGCTGATTTTGAAAACAGAAGAGACGAAAATATCTTTCTTATACGCGATATAGATAAAAAGATAAAGGCGGGAGCTGTATTCAGCGACTTTGCGGTGCTTTTCAGGACAAATACCCAGCCAAGACAGCTTATAGAGCAGCTTATGAGCTATAATATCCCATTCAAAACCAAGGATAATATACCTAATATATATGAGCACTGGATTGCCAGAGATTTGTTTACATACCAAAGAATTGCAGGAGGCAGCAGAGACAGAGCTGATTTTTTGCAGATTATGAACAGACCTAAGCGGTATCTGTCAAGAGACAGCCTGTGTGATGCAACTGTGGCATTTGATGAGTGGATTAAGCTGTTTGATGAGAAGCCGTGGATAGCTGAGCGGATAGAAAAGCTTGAGTATGACATGAAGCTTATAAGCCGGATGAATCCATATGCCAGCATAAACTATATCAGAAGAGGGATTGGCTATGACGACTTTTTAGCTGAATATGCCGAGTATCGAAATATAAATAAAGAGGATTTGTTTGATATACTGGATGAAATCCAGTCAGGAGCCAAGGGCTTTGCTACATATGAAGAGTGGTATGAGCATATAAGGGAATATACAAAGCAGATGAAGCTTATGGCTTTATCGAAAGAAAGTGACCCTAATGCCGTGACACTTGCAACCCTTCACAGCTCAAAGGGGCTTGAATTTGAAAACGTGTATATAATTGATGCAAATGAAGGGATAATGCCGTATAAAAAGGCTGTGCTTGAAAAGGACATAGAGGAGGAGCGAAGGCTGTTTTATGTCGGCATGACCCGTGCAAAGACAAGCTTGTCTGTTTACTCGGTCAAGTCGGTAAACGATAAATCAGCCCAAGCCTCCAGGTTTGTCCGTGAAAGTAAAGAACCTAGACAAAATAATAGTAGAGATGATTAA
- the gltX gene encoding glutamate--tRNA ligase, which produces MSKIRTRFAPSPTGRMHVGNLRTALYAYLIAKHEGGDFILRIEDTDQVRQVEGAVDIINRTLEETGLVHDEGPDKDGGCGPYVQSERVAQGIYMKYAKELIDKGEAYYCFCDKERLDSLKTTVAGKEISIYDKHCLHLSKEEIEANLAAGKPYVIRQNNPTEGTTTFEDEIYGDITVDNAELDDMILIKSDGYPTYNFANVVDDHLMGITHVVRGNEYLSSSPKYNRLYEAFGWDVPVYVHCPLITDEEHHKLSKRCGHSSFEDLLDQGFLTEAIVNFVALLGWSPSDNQEIMSLPELVEKFDYHHMSKSPAVFDFTKLKWMNGEYIKKLDFDKFYEMALPYIKEVVTKDYDLRKIARMVQTRIEIFPDIKEHIDFFEELPDYDIAMYTHKKMKTNPETSLEVLNDVVPILESCDDFSNDALFETLKAYATEKGYKIGYVMWPIRTAVSGKQMTPGGATELMEVFGKEESIARIKKGIEKLSNN; this is translated from the coding sequence ATGAGTAAGATTAGAACAAGATTTGCACCAAGCCCGACAGGAAGAATGCATGTAGGAAATTTAAGAACAGCACTGTATGCTTATCTGATTGCAAAGCATGAGGGCGGTGATTTCATTCTCCGTATAGAGGATACAGATCAGGTACGCCAGGTGGAGGGTGCTGTTGATATTATAAACAGGACACTCGAAGAGACAGGACTTGTCCATGATGAGGGACCTGACAAGGATGGCGGATGCGGTCCATATGTGCAGAGTGAGCGTGTGGCACAGGGTATCTACATGAAGTATGCAAAGGAACTTATTGACAAGGGAGAGGCATATTACTGCTTCTGTGACAAGGAGCGTCTTGACAGTCTTAAAACAACTGTTGCAGGAAAGGAAATCTCTATATATGACAAGCACTGCTTGCACCTGTCAAAGGAGGAGATTGAGGCAAATCTCGCGGCCGGCAAGCCATATGTTATCAGACAGAACAACCCTACAGAGGGCACAACCACATTTGAGGATGAGATTTACGGAGATATCACAGTAGATAATGCAGAGCTTGATGATATGATTCTTATCAAATCTGACGGATATCCTACATACAATTTCGCAAACGTAGTAGATGATCACCTGATGGGCATCACACATGTAGTCAGAGGAAACGAGTATCTTTCATCATCCCCTAAGTATAACAGACTTTATGAGGCATTTGGATGGGATGTACCTGTATATGTACACTGTCCGCTTATCACAGATGAGGAGCATCATAAGCTTTCAAAGAGATGCGGTCACTCATCCTTTGAAGATTTACTGGATCAGGGATTCCTTACAGAGGCTATTGTAAACTTTGTAGCGCTTCTTGGCTGGAGTCCTTCAGACAATCAGGAGATCATGTCACTTCCTGAGCTTGTTGAGAAGTTTGATTATCATCATATGAGCAAATCACCTGCTGTATTCGACTTCACAAAGCTTAAATGGATGAACGGAGAGTATATAAAGAAGCTTGATTTTGACAAATTCTATGAGATGGCACTGCCATACATTAAGGAGGTTGTCACAAAGGATTATGACCTTAGGAAGATAGCAAGAATGGTCCAGACACGTATTGAGATATTCCCTGATATCAAGGAACATATTGATTTCTTTGAAGAGCTTCCGGATTATGATATTGCAATGTATACTCACAAGAAGATGAAGACAAACCCAGAGACATCACTTGAGGTATTAAACGATGTAGTTCCTATTCTTGAAAGCTGTGATGATTTCTCAAATGATGCACTTTTTGAGACTCTTAAGGCATATGCTACAGAAAAGGGCTATAAGATAGGCTATGTTATGTGGCCAATCCGTACCGCTGTTTCAGGCAAGCAGATGACACCGGGCGGAGCTACAGAGCTTATGGAGGTGTTTGGCAAAGAGGAGTCTATAGCCAGAATTAAGAAAGGCATAGAAAAGCTTTCTAATAACTAA